tctcccacACGTTCTCCTTCATGGATGAGCCCTTAGTGGGATTAACTGTTTAGTCACTTGTTTTGTCCCTTTACCCTGTCCTTGTCAGACCGGCTGAGGTGTCCCCGTGCCAGGGGAGGCGTTGGTCAGGAGCGCGCAGGGTACAGAAGAGGCATCAGAGAAGCAAGTGGTGGCGTCTGCCAGCCGGGGAGGGCCTGTGGCCCTGGCCTTGGGCTGCGCTGCCAGCCAGCACAGGTGCCTGCTTGGCCTGATGGAGGGCACGTGGTTCGAACCCCTTGTGCCTCACCTTGGACACCACCCTGGTCTGGGGGGCTTCCCTCTGCTGCTCCCTGTCAGGCCGGCTGGAGGGGGGCCTCCGCGGCACCTGGGAGGGCCGGCAGGCGTTTGCTGGGTGGACAAGCTCCAAGAGGAACACGTTAAGGGCAAGAAGGTCCTGAGGAGCGCagtggggaagtggggggggggccTGGAGGAGGAGCCGTGGGGGCGGGAAGGCAGGCGGCCCGGGGTGGGCAGCAGATGTGGGAGAGGCCGGGTGGCCGAGTGCTGGGTGTGAGCGCCTGTGGCCCTGGGGTCCCTGACGTGGACAGAGGGTGGCCTTGTTCCTTCACCGCCAAGCCCGGGCACGCCCAGGGTCACAGACTTCCTGGGCACTCTGGCCTTCTCGGTGTTCGTGTGTGAACGTGAGCAAGGatgcctgtgtctgtgtgtgtgtgagcacacgTGGGCGTACGTGTGGATGCgtgcctgtgtatgtgtgtgcattcGTGTATGTGCATGAgtgcacttgtgtgtgtgtgcctgtgtgtgtgtgtacacgctgCGTTtacgtgtgtacatgtgtgtgcacaagggtcgtggaggtggggagggggaggggtggtgccCTGCCCGGTGGGTTTGGGCTTCGCTGGCACCAGGCCCTCACAAAGCCTTGGGGCAGGGAGGCCGAAGCTGAGGCGGGCAGGTGCCTTCGTCAAGGTCCCGGAGCTCGTGAGCGCTGAGCCGGCATCTGGAGAGTGAGTTACGGTGACTCTGGGGCCAGCCTCCAAGGACAGCCGTGCTGGGGGCAGCTCGGTGGGCCTGGAGAAGGGGCAGGGTTAGCGGTGCAGGGCGTACCTTGAGGCAGGGCCACCTCATCGTAGTTGGAGGGGGGAgtggaagaaggagaaaacaggatGCCCAGCGTAGGTCCTGGAAACCAAGGACTTCTATTTCGTGTTACAAAGTAAACGTCTCTTTAGAGAAGTGTTTGCTGGGGCTTCATCATCTCATGGCTCTGCACCCTCTTCGTGGACCATTAAGTGCTGGCTGGGACCGGGCAGCCTCAGGCTGCTGGCCGCAGGCAGCTGTGCTGGCTCTGGGGCCTCCCGCGTTGCCCTGGGTGGTAGGCGGGCTGTGATCACCACCTCCTCACCTgccaccccccttccccagctcccgGCCACACTCGCAGGCCATCCTGCAGCGCAGACCCCGGCAGCCATGACCTCCAGGCAGGCTCCCCTCTGTGGCCTGGCCCCTCGCTGCCTCTGGCTCCTGGGGGCTGTCCTTCTGATGGACGCGTCCGCCCGGCCCGCCAACCACTCGTCCGCTCGGGAGAGAGTGGGTAGCAGGGAGGAAAACGAGATCCTGCCTCCGGACCACCTGAACGGGGTGAAGCTAGAGATGGATGGGCACCTCAACAGGGATTTCCACCAGGAGGTCTTCCTGGGCAAGGACACGGATGGCTTTGAACAGGACGCGGAGCCCCGGAGGAGCCGGAGGAAGCTGATGGCCATCTTCTCCAAGTAGGTGCTGCTGGGGCCTGTGGGGGGGCGTGGGGGGCTGGCCTCGGCCTCCCTGTTggtccagtcctggctctgcgcGGCGCCGAGGTGACGAGGCCCCCCTCGGTGACGTGCTGTGGAGGTGGTGCTGTAACACGAGCTCCTGGGAAGTTGGCAGCGTGGGAGCCGCGAGGCGGCAGCCCTGAGCTGCGCCCTGTGTCCGGCGGGGGCTCAGAGGGCGTGGGGAGGGCTGCGTGGGGCAGAGGCGCCAGCACCCTACTGCCCGTGGGACTGGTCGCAGTGCCAGTTAGAGGCAGGGCCCGTGGGCGCGGAGCTGCTGCCGGGCACGGTCGGCCGTCGGCTCCGCGCCGCCATCAGCGCTCCAGTGAGCGTGTGCGGACGGGGCTGTACTGTTCTGCTGGCCTGGAGCCACGACAGGTTGAGGTGATGGGCGGACAGGGCCCATGGggcaggtggtggggagggagaggggtttGGCCCGGGGACACCAGGCGGGCCAGATGGGTCTGCTCTCTGCACGCGTTGTGGGTTAGGCGCCCGCAGGCCATGGGCTGGTCCGGGGCTCTGCCTCAGCGCCGGCCTGGCAGGTCTCAGGCTCGGTACTGGCGATACGGTGGCCGCCAGGGTCATGTGCCAGGACGCACGATGGGTGGCTCTTGGTTCCAGAAAGGAGACTGACTCTCTCGTGGGGGGCTGTGCGTGCACACAGGGGTCACGCGGCCGGGGGACCAGCTCTGGCAGCATCCCCGTCGGTGAAGTGGGGGACCAGGGGCGGGGCGGCGGCCCCCCGAGGCGCCTAGCCGGCCGCCTGGCCCCCTGGATGTGCCCTCTTCAGTTTGAGGAACTGATCGTTGTCAGCGGCTGAAGTGACCGAAACCTTGTCCGGCGCCCAGCCCTCACTGTCTCGTGAAGCCGGGAAGGAAGCTGTGAGCGGGGCCACAGGGCACGTGGCTTCTTCCAGGGATCAGCAGGGCAGCCGCGTGCACCAGGCCGAGGGGACCCCCGGAGTGGGGAGGAGTGGTGACAGAGCCTCCCTCGCAGCTGCtctgggagtgggagtggggttCAGGTGCAGAGAGCAGATCACCGGGAAACGCAGAAGGCCGGGCTCCTGGGGCCGTTGCAGCTGCGCGGCTGCATCCGCCCGTGTCACGTGTCTTCCTTATACGTCCCGTGTCTAACAGGTTTGTCATCGGGGAGCGTCTAGCCCGTGTTCACCTTCTCAGTCGGACCCCCCCCAGAGCCGTCCCACTTGGAGGTGCCGCCGTGGGCCCTGTGGGGCCCCCTGCAGCTGCTGTTGCCTCCCCTGCACCCTGCCCGGGGCAGATCAAACACGTAGCCTCAAGACCTAGGTTGCGTAGCACCTCTCAAGTGAGGTTTTTATTCTGGAGtggttttaggtttacagaaagatGCAGACCGAGGCACACTGTGGAAACTAGTACACGATGGTGCTCCGTTACTGTTCCCCGCGCTCCAGGCTGCAGGTCACGCGCTGCCCCAGGGTCCTCGTTCTGCCCGGGGTCCCATCTGGGAGGCTACTTTTTCGTGACCTTGACGGTTTTGGGGAGGACCACTCAGGTGTTTTGTAGCGTGTCCCTGATTTGGGCTTTGtctgctgtgttttcttctggTTAGACAGGGGTTGTGGTTTAtggaaaggagaccccagagGTGAGGTGGCGCTGTCGTGACATCACATCAGGGCACCTGACGTCCGCACGACATCACGGGGGCTGTCGGCCTGGTCACCTGGCTCAGGGGGGATCTGCCAAGGAGTGTCACTCCTTGTCCTGTCCTCCCGTCTCTTTGGCAGCCACTCAGAGGGGCGGCCCACCCTCCCGGGGGTGGGAGCGAAGCTCTGGGGAAGACCCACCGTGTGGTCTGGACTCCCGTAAGGAGGATGGACGCGTGGGTGTCGTCTGCACTTTGGTGGGGACGCAGCTCCGCGCTGTCGGTTTGGCTGCCCACCTCGTTCCAGCCTTGGCCGCCAGGACCTTGTCGttgcccacccctcccaccccccgccccttgTGAgcgcttccttcctttcttgcacTGCCAGCCACGCCAGCTTCCCTTCATCTTGTTGTGTTCCCGCCTCAGCCCTAGAATCACCCAGTTCTCCGGGGAGCGCTGGTTCGTTTCATGGGAGAGTGGGATTTAGAAACGAGGACCTGGCAGCGGGTGTGGGCGTTGCTGCTGGGGTGTCCTTGCCTGTAGTCCTctcctatgtgtgtgtgtgccagccCGTGCATACACGTGTGTTCTGACCCATGTCCACTGGTGTGCACTAGCCATGCACACAGCCACACATGCACGTGAGTGTGTGCAGAGTGGACAGCTGCCGGCACACTTGCACCTACAGCTGTTTCTTTGTCTCGCTGGCTGTGTTTGTGCGAGTAGACACGACTGTGCTCCAGTGTCTGAGCTCCAGCCCTGTTACCAGGGACTCCTCGTGAGTTCCAGGTGTGTGGGTCTGTGGACCCCGTCCTGCGGCAGGGGGGAGACTTGTTCCCCTCGCTGTGGTCCCGAAACGGATGGGGTAGTGACACTGCCCAGCGTCCTCCCTGAttcccccactgtgtcccccaCATCCCCCCGACTTCTCCTGCGTCACCGTTGGGTGGGATGTGTTGCTGTTCGTGGTGGTTTTGTGGCTGCCTGCAGAACGCCTGTGGCCATCCTTCTGTCCGTACACCCGTCTGTCGGGGTGCTGGAGGCCTCGCCTGACACGTCTCGTGGGCCTGCAGGGTGGATTTGAACACCGACAGAAGGATCAGTGCCAAGGAGATGCAGCGCTGGATCATGGAGAAGACGGCCGAGCACTTCCAGGAGGCCATCGCGGAGAGCAAGGCGCACTTCCGAGCCGTGGACCCCGACGGTGACGGTACGGCCAACCTCGCCCTGACCCTGGTGGCCTGAGGCTGCTGGCGGAGGGCGGTGCCTGGAGGTGTGTGCGGGGGCGGGGCTCCAGGCCGAGGGCCCAGGAACGAGGAGGTGAGAGGCAGGAGGGGTCTGCAGGTGCTGCCAGGGAGACAGATGCCAGCTTGCCGTGCAGGCGGGGACCACGGGGCTAGGCTCTGTCGTGAAGCTTGGAGCCGTGTTTTGCTGCCCCTGCCTCTACAGATGCCCTTAGCACCAGGATTTTGGATTGATGGCTTAAAGTAACTAGATACATCTTTTTAAAACGTTCAGTGTTGGGAcgcccctggcggtccagtggttaagactcctcacttccaatgcaaggggcctcgggttcgatccctggtcggggaactaagatcccacgtgccccacggcgcgggcaaaaaaaaaaaaaaaaaagcgttcgTTGTTAAACCTTCTAACAAGCTGTCTTGCTCTTTCAGGCCATGTGTCATGGGATGAGTACAAGGTGAAGTTTTTGGCAAGCAAAGGCCATGATGAGAGAGAAGTTGCTGATAAGATAAAGAATAAGTGGGACCTGAACATCGACGAAGAGAGTAAGGGCTCGGCCTCCCGTGGCCAGCGTGGCGCGCGTGACAGCACAGATGCCGGGAGGGAAGGGGGCGAGGCGGGTGTGGCCACAGCCGGGTGCTCCCGCGGGGCCGCTAGGCAGAGCCCCCAGGATCCCCCAGGTGCCTTGGGTGGGTAGGTGCAGCCGGCGGCCTCAGGTGGGCTTGAGCTCCGGGGAGGAGGTGGCGGAAGCACCGGAAGCGGGTCTCGGCTGGGACAGGTCCTCAGTGCCAGATGAGGTCCGACCCCGGGAGTTGGCAAGGCCGGGGGGGCTCCTGCCTGCGGTGCCTGGAGGCCGCAGTCCCAGCCGGCTCTCCCCTTAGCTTTTCAGAGACGTTCCTTTAAAAACCCGTCTCCCTGGTACAAAATTTGACGCCTTTTAGCTGAGTTCTGAAGCACCACTGAAGAGTTCTCGTGACCTTCACTGGTTACTGTCTCCAGCTCTGTGCCATCCCGTCCCTCCCGGGGGTTCGTTCGCAGCCGGGTGTCGAGTTCAGCTTGTTGGGGGCTTTGTCAGAGCGCCGTGTGCTTCCTGTGTTCTCCTGTTCGGTCTCTACTGGGCAGGTCGTCCCTGCCATTGTCATCCAGTGTGTCGTTTTCTCTTGATGGACACGTGAGTGCCGGATTTTTACTGGGACGTCTCTGTGCCTGTGATGCTACCCTGTTTGTCTCACGTGCACCTGGCCGTCAGGGTTGCGTCATGGCCTCCTGCTGGTGTCTGTGGCCCTTCCCGCGTCTGCTTTGTGACGGCTGGCGCTGTGTTCTTTGGTCCAGGGATGTTCGTTACTGTTATGTGTGTAGACGTGCTGTGGGCGCCACGGTTCTCTGCCAGGGTTGGTGTTTTTGGCACTGGACTCTCGTCTGCCATCAGGTTGCGATCTGCGCCTTGTTTCTGTGTGTGCTCTTTAGTTTTTAGTTCCGAATTTCGCTTGTTCCCTGCTGTGGTGCAGGGAAGCCATTGGCTTCTGTATGGCAGCCTTCCCTCCTGTAGCCTTGCTGTGCTTGCTGAGTGGCTCCAGGAGTTTCTTGTCGATTCTTTCGGGTTTTCTACGTAGGCGGTCGTGACATCGTTGAACAAAAACGGTTTATTTCCTCTTCCCAATCAGTgtctctttcattccttttcttgtcttagtGCAGCAGCTGGACTTCCCGTGCGATGTTGAAGAGCAGTGGTGAGAAGGGCCATCCTTGCTTTCATCTGAGTTTGGTGGAAAAGCTTCGGCTTTCTCGCCACTATGATCTTAGCCGTGGGTTTTCAGTGGGTATTCTATATCAAGGGGACGAGTCCCCTCTGTTCCTAGCGTGCTGAGAGTTTTcgtcatgaatgggtgttggattttgtcagatgcttttttgcatctattgatacGACCACGTGATTTCTTTTcattagcctgttgatgtgaatATCAGTTGAATTTCAGACGTTGAACCAACCTTGCCTacgtgggataaatcccacttggttgtaaCGTGTAATTGTTTTTGTATGTTGTTGGATTTGATCtgctaatgtatatatatgtttttttttgtttttttttgtggtggtggtggtggtggtggtggtggtacgcgggcctctcactgctgtggcctctcccgttgtggagcacaggctccagacgcgcaggctcagcggccaggacacgcacccgtgtcccctgcatcggcaggcggactctcaaccactgcgcggccagggaagcccctgctaatgttttgttgaatgtttttgtgtctatattcatgcGAGACATCAGTCGGTAGTTTTCTTGTGTCCTTTCTGCTTTTAGTGTTAGGACTCAGaggatgagttaggaagtgttcactctgtctctctcctctggaAGGGATTGTGGAGATTGGTATGGCCTCCTTCCcacatgtttggtagaattcacctgtgaaccgCCCTTGAGACTTGGTTTTTCCAAAGCGTTTTGTTTTTTATGGGCTACGTAGAGGTTAGCTTTATATCGTGAGCCAGCCTGAATTTCTTGGTAATAGATGGGTTAAgctcatttctgtttctattgatatttcttttttttcctttcatctttcccTCTGCTAGTGTGGGATTTAGAGACCCCACTTTCCTTTTCTCAGCAGTCACATGACCCTATCTGGTGGCCTGACAGGTGTGAATGGGGCACCCAGCTTTCCAGGTGTGCCCATGGGGGCTGCCCATTGTGGGCAGGGGTTTTGTATCTCacagctttacttttttcttctcagtCCATCGTTGACCGTCTAAGTCAAGACCATTTTACTCTGTTCCGGGCAGTATAGAGGCCTCCTTCCTAGTTTGTGTGGTGTCACCCAGGATTTTGGTTCtgctggtttttatttatttaatttattatttttggctgcgttgggtcttcattgctacgcacgggctttctctagttgccgcgagcgggggctactcttcgttgtggcgtgcgggcttcccattgcagtggcttctcttgttgcggagcatgggctctaggcgtgcggcttcagtagttgtggcacgtgcgctcagtagttgtggctcgcgggctctagagcgcaggctcagtagttgtggtgcgcgggcttagctgctccgcgacacttgggatctccccggacctgggctcgaacccgtgtcctctgcattggcaggcggattcttcaccactgtgccaccagggaagcccctctgctgtTTTTTAAAGCCTGTAAATAGGatgttattttcttcctgaagTGGTGGTTGGCCATTTATGTTTGTCTCCATTTTGTGCCTCCACTGCTTGTCCTGGGTTCAGACCGCCCCCCGAAGGTGTCCTTTAGGGGTGTCCGGGGCCCCTGTCCTCCTCCTGCCGGCACTGGGCATTTAGCACTGGCCCCTGGGTAGCTGCTGGCCGTCTGTGCCTGCTTGTCTGTCCTCAGCGCCCTTTCCCTTGGGGGTGTGTGGGGTCAGGACGTGTTCTTCCTGGATCTAGAGCTCATGGTATCTCCATCCGCCCAGCCCTCACCTCACTCCCGTGTGTTCATGAgtcgggggggggagggggggagcagCTCTGGGGGATCAGAAATGAAAAGCGGCTGTCGAGGGTCCCAGAGGAGGGAGAGCGTGGGGGGGGCTGAGCTCACGTGGCCCCCCGGGGCCGCCGTCCCCTGTGCTGCAGACGGGGTCCCTCCAGGCCGCCTCCAGCTTCTGGTGCTGCCAGCGTCCCTGCTTGTGGCCACTGCTCTCCAATCTCATCTCCTCTTACACAAGGACACCGGGGCTTAGGGCCCACCTGAATCCCAGGTGGTCTCGTCTCAAGAACCTTTACTACTTTCACCTGCCAAGACCTTTTTCCCAGATCAGGTCGCGTTCGCAGGCTCTGGGTAGACACGGCAAGGCAAGCCCATGCCCGTCCCACCACTCCTGTCCCCGTGGCCGGGCAG
The sequence above is drawn from the Tursiops truncatus isolate mTurTru1 chromosome 1, mTurTru1.mat.Y, whole genome shotgun sequence genome and encodes:
- the SDF4 gene encoding 45 kDa calcium-binding protein isoform X1, which produces MTSRQAPLCGLAPRCLWLLGAVLLMDASARPANHSSARERVGSREENEILPPDHLNGVKLEMDGHLNRDFHQEVFLGKDTDGFEQDAEPRRSRRKLMAIFSKVDLNTDRRISAKEMQRWIMEKTAEHFQEAIAESKAHFRAVDPDGDGHVSWDEYKVKFLASKGHDEREVADKIKNKWDLNIDEETQEVLENLKDRWYQADNPPPDLLLTESEFLSFLHPEHSRGMLQFMVKEIIRDLDQDGDKKLSLSEFISLPVGTVENQQGQDVDDGWVRDRKREFEELIDANRDGIVTAAELEDYMDPMNEFSALNEAKQMIAVADENQNHCLEPEEVLKYSEFFTGSKLVDYARSVHEEF